The sequence GGCTATTTGAGTACGGCGGCTTCCCTCCAGAGAGCAACTACCTCTTCCTGGGGGACTACGTGGACCGGGGCAAGCAGTCTTTGGAGACCATCTGCCTGCTGCTGGCCTATAAGATCAAGTACCCAGAGAACTTCTTCCTGCTCCGTGGGAACCACGAGTGTGCCAGCATCAACCGCATCTATGGCTTCTATGATGAGTGTGAGTAGGCAGAGTATCTGGGGTTGCCCAAGTCTGTGAGGGACTCCGCTACTCAGTGGGACCCTCACATTTGGCCTGGCAGTAGAGGTATTAGTGTCTGACAGGTGCCTGCAGAGTATGAGCTCTATGAAGGGTGCACGTCGGTTCATGGCTCTCCACCCTGCCCTCCTGGCACGGGGCCTGGCACTCAGGAGGGGTCTGGTGAATGGCTGTTGACTGAGGACCATATATATTCTCATGTGGGGCCCTGCCTGATGACACTCCCCTCCAGTACATCCATTAAGCACTTAGGATGCCTATTTGGACTGGGTTCTGTCTACCAGAAGCGGAGATAAACCAGACCTAGTCTTGGCCTGGCCCTGCTCaccgggtgggggtgggttgtTCCATATTGGAACTCAGGTTCCTGTGGACTCCGCTGCTTTAGAATTCTTCCAGGACGGCTGGTAGCCAGTGGAGTTGGGGAAGGGGGCTTCTCTTGCCTTCCATTCTTCCCCCAGCTGTGTCTGAGTGGCCCACAAgtgtgccgggggggggggggtgcagctgGGCCTCACGAGGCATCTCCCTCCTGGCAGGCAAGAGGCGCTACAACATTAAACTGTGGAAAACCTTCACCGACTGCTTCAACTGCCTGCCCATTGCTGCCATTGTGGACGAGAAAATCTTCTGCTGCCATGGAGGTGAGGGTGTCTCTGAGGCACGTGTGGAAGGAATGTCTGGGAAGGAAGAGCCCCAGGCCACATCCCAGGGGTCTTGGTTTGCATGTCACATCTTCCAGaaagcccccccgccccccccgccccggcgtTAGGTCGCACTCACCCCCATTTTGGCCTTGGCATCGTGAATGTACTTTGTCTCCTTTGTTCAGAGAGCTCTTtggtccttgagggcaggaacctgAAGAGGCAGAAGGCGAGGACTTCTGCCCGCCTGGCCTCCTGGGACTCTGGGAGAGAGCCAGGTGGTGGTGGGTGAGGGGAGACTGACCGGCAAAGGCTTTCTGGAGCAGGAGGGCTTCGAGGCTGGTTTGAGAAAAGTGACCTgtgtcccccttccccccacgcGCCCCAGGCCTGTCCCCGGACCTGCAGTCCATGGAGCAGATTCGGCGTATCATGCGGCCAACAGACGTGCCTGACCAGGGCTTGCTATGTGACCTGCTGTGGTCTGACCCTGACAAGGACGTGCAGGGCTGGGGCGAGAATGACCGTGGTGTCTCCTTTACCTTTGGGGCTGAGGTAGTGGCCAAGTTCCTACACAAACACGACTTGGACCTCATCTGCCGGGCACACCAGGTGGGCTGGCCGCCCTGGGCTGGGGGGGAGCCGGGGCCTGGTAGCTAGCACCTACTGAGCTAACTGCCCCCATCCTCCTCCAGGTGGTGGAAGACGGCTATGAGTTCTTTGCCAAGCGGCAGCTGGTGACACTCTTCTCAGCTCCCAACTACTGTGGCGAGTTTGACAACGCAGGCGCCATGATGAGTGTGGATGAGACGCTCATGTGCTCCTTccaggtggggatggggaaggaaggggcCTGTGACCCCACGGCTTAGCCCGTGAGCCTGACCAGCTTT is a genomic window of Acinonyx jubatus isolate Ajub_Pintada_27869175 chromosome D1, VMU_Ajub_asm_v1.0, whole genome shotgun sequence containing:
- the PPP1CA gene encoding serine/threonine-protein phosphatase PP1-alpha catalytic subunit produces the protein MSDSEKLNLDSIIGRLLEVQGSRPGKNVQLTENEIRGLCLKSREIFLSQPILLELEAPLKICGDIHGQYYDLLRLFEYGGFPPESNYLFLGDYVDRGKQSLETICLLLAYKIKYPENFFLLRGNHECASINRIYGFYDECKRRYNIKLWKTFTDCFNCLPIAAIVDEKIFCCHGGLSPDLQSMEQIRRIMRPTDVPDQGLLCDLLWSDPDKDVQGWGENDRGVSFTFGAEVVAKFLHKHDLDLICRAHQVVEDGYEFFAKRQLVTLFSAPNYCGEFDNAGAMMSVDETLMCSFQILKPADKNKGKYGQFSGLNPGGRPITPPRNSAKAKK